In Desulfobacterales bacterium, the sequence AGTTGTTTGTCAAGTACATCCCTGTGGCAAAATACTGGTTTTCGACAAGTGCGTAGCCCATGAACACCAGGAACAGTCCCGTATATTCAATGGTCAGCATGGTGCGTTCACCATAACGATTAATGGCCCTTCCAACGACTGGGCTTAAAAAATAGGTGATGATATTGTTCACCACAAACAGGGTGGAAATGTAGGCTACTGAAAAATGGTATTTTTGTACCAAAAGAAAAACCGAGAACACCATAAAAATTTGCCGCCGCGCACCGCTTAGCAGGTTAAGCACATAAAAGAGCCAGTATTTTTTTCTTAAAATCAGTTTTTTGTGTTGCACCGGAAGGGCTTTATCCACCGGCTTTTTTGTATAAGAATAAAGGCCGATCAGGATAACAACAGACCCGATAATAAAGAATATTTTTTGAATGGACAAATAGTCGGAAATGACCCATATAAATATTCCAACGATAACATTTGAAAGTGCCGTATAGCTTTTCAGCTTTGCCAGCACTATGGGAATCCTTTCTCCGGCAAAATATTGCAGGGTAAGGGACTGATTACAGGTTTCAAAATAATGATAACCAGTGGACAAAATCAGTGTCGTTACCAGCAACCCTCCAAAGGATGGGAGTAATCCAGCCATCATGTCGCCAAGGCCTAACAAGAAAACTGCCAATGCTGCAAAGCGGTGTTCGGCAA encodes:
- a CDS encoding MFS transporter, whose protein sequence is MYLYLVMLVMASAFGFQGWQTLFNNFAVDTIGLNSIQVGAIQSLKEIPGFLTFFVVFILLIIAEHRFAALAVFLLGLGDMMAGLLPSFGGLLVTTLILSTGYHYFETCNQSLTLQYFAGERIPIVLAKLKSYTALSNVIVGIFIWVISDYLSIQKIFFIIGSVVILIGLYSYTKKPVDKALPVQHKKLILRKKYWLFYVLNLLSGARRQIFMVFSVFLLVQKYHFSVAYISTLFVVNNIITYFLSPVVGRAINRYGERTMLTIEYTGLFLVFMGYALVENQYFATGMYLTNNLFFSFVIAINSFFRKLADPKDIAPSMSVGFTINHLTAVILPVIGGFLWTISWRIPFFASAVLALISLLFAQMVKTPPVQQHE